CCGAGCTGGCGTTGGCGTTGCGCACCGGTCGGGCGTTGCGCAAACCGCACGACTCCGGCAGCCGCGGCGGGCCGATCAAGGACATGGTGATGATCAGCGAACGCCCCGCCGAGGTGGAAGACCGCGCCGTCCCGGGGCACTGGGAGGGCGATTTGATCATCGGCTCGACCGCCTCGAACAGCGCGATCGGCACCCTGGTGGAACGCAGCACCGGGTTCGTGATGCTGCTGCACCTGCCCGGCGATCACACCGCCCGCACCGTCGCCGACGCGATGATCCCCGCCATGCAGTCCCTGCCCGAACAGCTGCGCCGGTCGCTGACCTGGGACCAGGGCTCGGAGATGGCCCGGCACCAGGAGATCAGCCTGGCCACCAGCATGGACATCTACTTCTGCGACCCGCACTCACCCTGGCAGCGCGGCTCGAACGAGAACACCAACGGGCTGCTGCGCCAATACTTCCCGAAGAGCACCGACCTCTCCGTCCACGGCCCCGGCATCCTCGAGAACGTCGCCGCCGAACTCAACGCCCGACCCCGCAAACGCCACGGCTGGCACACCCCCGCCGAAGTCCTCGACAGGCTACTCTCGAACCCATCGAAACCAACCGGTGATGCACTGACCGCGTGAATCCGCCGCCAGCGAGCGTCTCGAAACCCCTCACCAACTTTCTCGGTACACTTACTTACATATCCTCAGCTCTTACCGATAGTGGCTGAAAGCAAGCGTTACCCGGGCGCAAGCACACCAAACGGACTGGAAAGCCCCTTGATGATGACCCCGGAGGAAACAGTGCCCACGATCGACCCTTGGACCGTCGCCGCAATTGCGATCATGATCGGAAGCCTCGTACTGACCGTGGGCCTACTCGTCGGCTCAGCCGTCTACAAACGGGTCTTCGCCGACCGCATCCCGTACGAGCGCCGCCGACACAGCTAATCCCAAACGCGTGCCCCGGAAAACCCGGGCACCTCACAGGTGAGAATCGTTTCCTTTCACGGCGTAGCATGTAACTCGGGGACGTTGAGTCCCTGTCATATTTGCAGGACGTTACCCCGAGGTCCCCGTGAGTCACCCATCTTCAGCGACGGCAGAGCAAGCAGAATCCACTGCGCAATCACGTGACTGGCGGGATGTCTACGCTAGCCGTCTGTTGCTCACCGACTTGCTGGCGGTCATCTGGGTGGTCTTCGGCGTGCAGCTGCTGTGGTTCGGTTTTGAGACCGCCGACGCGGCCTTCACCGGCGACCGCACGCACCTAGCGATCAACTACACCGCCATTTCTCTTGGCCTTGTCGTCGCGTGGATGCTCGCGCTTCAGGCGTTCGGCACACGGGGTTTTCGCATCATCGGCACGGGTTCCACCGAGTACGCGCTAATCGCACGAGCGAGCATGCAGCTGTTCGGCTTGGTTGCAATCATCGCGTTCCTCATCAAGCTCGACCTTGCTCGCGGCTACATCCTGCTTGCATTCCCCATCGGCATTGTTGTGCTGTGCTTCACCCGCTGGCTGTGGCGCCAATGGCTTATCGTCCAGCGCTCCAAAGGTCGGTACAGCACGAAAGTACTTCTCGTCGGATCGGAACTCACGGCAACACATATCGCTCGCGAGTTGACGCGATTCCCGGCGGCAGGTTATCGAGTTGTGGGCGCCTGTGTCCCGTCGGGTTCGCGGCACCTCGCCGGAACGAATGTGCCAGTGCTCGGCCCTATCTCCTCAGCGATGGAGTCGCTCGAAACCAGCGGCGCAGACACTGTCGCGATCACGAGTTCGGAAGAACTCACGCCGCGCGGGATCAAAGAACTTAGCTGGCAGTTAGAACCAGGCCGACAGCATCTGGTCGTCGCGCCTGGACTCACGGACATCGGTGGACCACGGATCCACACCCGACCAGTCGCGGGCCTTCCCCTCATCCATGTCGAGATTCCGCGCTACGAGGGACGCAAACAATTTACCAAGCGCGCGTTTGACTTGGCCGGGTCAAGTCTCCTGATTGTTCTTCTCTCGCCAGTTCTGGCGGCCATCGCCGTCGGAGTTCGGCTCAGCTCACCGGGACCGGTCCTGTTTCGCCAACCCCGCATTGGCCTGAACGGAAGCGTCTTCAATTTGCTGAAATTCCGGTCGATGGTAGCGAATGCTGAGGAACGACTTGGCGAGTTGCAAGGCTTGGACCGCGCCGAAGGCAATCGTGTGCTGTTCAAAATGAAGGACGACCCGCGCGTCACGCCGCTCGGTCGAATCTTGCGGCGCTTCAGTCTTGATGAACTCCCGCAGCTGCTCAACGTGTTCGCGGGAAGCATGTCGCTTGTTGGCCCGCGTCCACCGTTGGAGCGCGAAGTCCAGCTATACGAGGACAGCATGCATCGCCGATTCTTGGTCAAACCGGGGATAACCGGGCTGTGGCAAGTAAACGGACGTTCTAACTTGTCGTGGGAGGATTCTGTGCGCCTCGATTTGTACTACGTAGAGAATTGGTCCATCACTGGAGACCTGGTCATCCTTTGGCGCACAGTGAAAGCCGTTCTCGATCCAGATGGCGCCTACTAACGGCATATATGCAAGCTCCATCGAATCTCGCTGTGCAGATTGCGGTGTTTCTTCGGAAGAGGTGTGTCGACGCATAAATAAACCGCCCGACTAGCAAACGAAGCGGAGAAAGCATTCTGCGGGGTGGAGCGCTCAGCCCTCGATGCCACTGCGAATGTGTTGGCTATCTAGTCCTGGCCATGCCAATGCACAGATCGAGGTCGTTCCCACCTGCAGCGCTGCCCATACGCGCATTACGACATCGACATTCGGCGATGAAGGCCGACCGCGCGATTCTGTCAGCGGAGATGTTCGTATGCGAGTTGTAGTGCCGCTTCACCACTCGGCGCAATGCGGACATTCGAGATGTCCTTGAGCAGATTGCTGTGAACTGCTGACACCTTGCCTGTGGAGTTGTCGAGCGCGATGACCGGCCTACCAAGCAGTGCCGCCAGTACCGTTGCGTGCAAGCGGTCGGTCACAATTACGCGACCCATGCTGAGCACACGTATGGCATTTCGCATGTTTATGTCCGCCATCCGCCGGTAATTGTGGACGAGCAATGGGTACGCCGGGTCGAGAAGCGAAGGGACCCTCCGAGCGACAATCCCGGGAGCGCGTTGTGCAAGCCAAGAGAGCGAACTCGCCGAGGTTAGACGCCAGTCCGTTGTCGCGGATGTGGTCCCAGCTCGAACTCGGGGGATTAGATGCCCTGCGGATTCTGAGTCGTCGCGGATAAGGAACAGCACGTCAACTTCAGGTGGTGCAGTTTCGGCGATCGGCCCAGCTCCCAGCGCCAGATCGGGGCAGAAGTATGACTGGGTATTCGGGAAAAGCTCCCGCGCCCTCTTGAGGCTTCGATCCTCGCGAAAGAGGAGAGTGAGATCCGGGTGCGATTCGTAGACCTTGCGAGCTTGATCAGCCTTGGCCGGACTGCTGAAATCGAGACTCTGAGGAAGCTGAATAATCGGGCGATCGCGATTCTCTGCAATGACCTTCTCTCGGAACTCCTGCATCTCCACCCAGCGATCGCCCATGTTGCCCCCTCCTTGGATCAGGATGGGACCAAAGGGAAGTCGCCTCTTCAAGTCCCTTGCCCGGTAGCGCCCCGAGTCGGCGAGATACTTCACACGCACGTTCAACGCTTGGAAATGAGCCATCTGGCCCATGTAAATCAGACTGTCGCCGGCATTGCGATGGGAAGGAAAGTCCACCAGTGCGACGTCCACGTCGCTAATCCAGTTCTTGAGAGTGGCGCGTGCGCGGTGATTGAGAGTCTCGATTTCGACGTGTGAGCGGATCACTCTAATTCCTTCGCTTGAGTTGATGCATTAGCCACTGGATGTCGGATCGCCGGACCCAAAAGAACGCTCGCAGAGGAGTACCTGTTGCTCGACTGAGCGCAATCAGGGACCAGCCGCAGGATGTTATGTATGTTGCGAGAACGGCAAGTGCGGCGCCGACTCCTCCATGAGCGGGCGCGAGAAGGACTAAGCACAATGTGCCAACCCCAAACGCAACCCATTCTCCAAGAGCGAATGTGCCTTGTTTCCCGGCACCAGAGAGTCCCGCCCCCAGGATCCCAGCGGCAATCATTGGCACAACGGCGACCAGCAGGAAACGCAGAATCGGAATGGCCTCGTTGAAGCTCGGACCGAACAGCAGGTGTATGGCCGGTTCAGCCACAAGCTCCATTACTCCGACTGCAAGGATGACACTTGGGAGCATGAGACGAGTGGCTCTTGCCACGAGCGCGCCCGTGGCATCGCGTGCTGCGTTTCGAAAGAGAAACACTCTCAAGGAATATGCCATTAGTGAAAGAACCTGCATCAGCGATAGAGCAACCGCAAAATAGCCCACCTGAGCAGCTCCAGACAATGGGAGAATGAGCACCTGGCTCAGCCGGGCGTTCGCCTGAGTTGCTACGGTGCCTGCCCAGTAGCGCAGTGCTACACGCCGCTCATCCTTCGCCTCCGGTCGTGCGCCATGCCCGCTGTGGGTTACAAGGTCTCGCGTAGGCAGCGTAAATCTGCCACGTCGGAGAAAGAGAAAACAGCCGCCGAGTAGCATCAGCACTAGCGTGACTATGCCCGCTGACAGTGCCGTGAGCGCCCCGGCGGCGGCGAGCACCGCAATGCACGCCAGCCGCCCAAAGTTTGACACATACGATTCGGCTTGGATTCTTGCGAAGGTTCCTGTTCCGACGGAATAACCACGAGCGATCTCTATCGTTATTAGCAAGGGCAAGGCAAGGGCGCCCGCTACCATCACGCTCGAGGCGCTAGGTTGGTCACCAAATAGCGTGGCACCGAGCAGCAGTGCCGCGCCTGAAGCGAGTGCGCTAGCCATAGCGATTCGCCATCTGTGCCGTGCAAGAAATGACGTCAAACGGGTGCCCTGTTTCGCCGACGTCAGCGCGAGAGAATCGGGAAGGCCCGTCGCGAATATCACGGTCACGAGAATCACAGCACTTGTCGCCGCGGCTAATTCCCCCCGCGCTTCGGGTCCCAAAACTCTGGCAAGGATCGGTCCGGCAATAAACGCGGCGAGTGGATTCGCGGCGTAACCGAGCGCTAGACGTATGAATCGAACGATCTGCACTAGCCCGCGAAATCCACAGACGTCGCCTTTGCAGAATCGCGATAGGCACGATATGCGAGGATCCGTCGCGCGAGCCGCGCCGCGTGATCCTGAACCTTCCATGCATGCACACGGCCGGCAATTTGGTAGAGCCGTGCTAGCAGCATTTTCAGCGCATCTTCGGAAACGGCCGATCCGATCCGAACAGCAACTCCAGCGAGGCTTACAGGCGAGGGCGCCACCAAATTCTCAAGTTGGGGAGGCAGCTCACCCCACCGATGTCGCAACCGAGCAACCGAGGCTCCTCTCGACACGGACTCCCCTAAGAATGATTCGAAGGATCGCGAGTGCATGTGCCTCGCTTCAAGTGTGCGATCGAAAATGGCGACTGCATTGGCCGCCTTGAGCCTCAGCCCAAGGTCGAGATCCTCGTTATATCTAAGGTCAATAGATGGCAGGAGTTCCTCAGCCGCTAGATAAGCGGACCGGGAGATACTCACATTCCCATTCCACAGTCCATCTAGAATCCGGCCCGGGTCGGCCTCCCAGCGATGTGTCTCCGCTTCATATTCTCTTGCGTACAAACGCGTGGCGGATTCATCCCTTGATCGAGAGGCCCCCACGGCCACGGGCATATAGCCGACAACAACATCAACCTTTCCCGCAGCGTGATTGCCTCTGTGCCCATCGAGCAAGCCAGGCATGGGCACAACGTCGTCATCTGCAATAAGGACAATGTCCTGCGTTGCGAGCTTGAGCCCCTCGATCCGGGCCAAGGCCAATCCGACATTCTGTGGCAGCTCTCTGACTACCACCCTCGAATCATCCAGCAAGTGCCCGAGCCGCTCGCGGTATCCAACGTGAGGACCGTCCAGGATGATCACTACTTGGTCTGGTTCCTGATCTAACCAGGCTTGTAGTAGCGGGGACAGTCGATCGATTCGCTGGAACGACGGGATGACAACGGAAACGGTGTTCAAGACTGCATGTCCTTTACTTGACGGCAATACGGGCGCCAGCCGATCTCTTTTTCTTTCGCAGCGCATTTTCGTAGGCGTTCAAGCTCTGAGCCCGGACGGCTGCCCGGGAGGCGTGCAGCTGCACCCACTCGCGAGCTAACTCTTTCTCTTCCTCCTGAGCCTCGCTACTGAGCGAATCCACCAAGGCATGAGCAAGGTCCGCTGTGACGTTCTCCGTCGGCTTGATCCACCGAATTCCTCGGCTTCCTTCGAAGGACTCGAACTCGCCTGCTTCCGTTGCCACCACGCGTGTCCCCGCGGCAAGGCTCTCGAGGATGGTCATTGGGAGCACTTCGCTTCGGCTCGGGAGGCAAGTGACTGCCACCCTGCTCATCAAGGCCCGCGTTTCGCTACGGGGCAACAAGCCGCGATATTCCACGTTCGGACCCAATTCGGATGTGAACCCGTCCGCGAGAGGACCGCACACGACCAGCTTT
This Salinibacterium sp. ZJ450 DNA region includes the following protein-coding sequences:
- a CDS encoding IS30 family transposase encodes the protein MARPGYPFQVRSLFWKGVRSGLSVTNAALGVGVSRPTGYRWFREAGGVIPESARTAPVPRARLTFQEREEIAVRNAAGQSGREIAAVLGRDPSTISRELARNRTGQGYRATVAQSLTDRRGRRPKPRKLTRLPLRRKVRALLRKRYSPEQIAGRLRLEFPDDPEMHVSHETIYQTIYVQGRGALRAELALALRTGRALRKPHDSGSRGGPIKDMVMISERPAEVEDRAVPGHWEGDLIIGSTASNSAIGTLVERSTGFVMLLHLPGDHTARTVADAMIPAMQSLPEQLRRSLTWDQGSEMARHQEISLATSMDIYFCDPHSPWQRGSNENTNGLLRQYFPKSTDLSVHGPGILENVAAELNARPRKRHGWHTPAEVLDRLLSNPSKPTGDALTA
- a CDS encoding sugar transferase, producing MLTDLLAVIWVVFGVQLLWFGFETADAAFTGDRTHLAINYTAISLGLVVAWMLALQAFGTRGFRIIGTGSTEYALIARASMQLFGLVAIIAFLIKLDLARGYILLAFPIGIVVLCFTRWLWRQWLIVQRSKGRYSTKVLLVGSELTATHIARELTRFPAAGYRVVGACVPSGSRHLAGTNVPVLGPISSAMESLETSGADTVAITSSEELTPRGIKELSWQLEPGRQHLVVAPGLTDIGGPRIHTRPVAGLPLIHVEIPRYEGRKQFTKRAFDLAGSSLLIVLLSPVLAAIAVGVRLSSPGPVLFRQPRIGLNGSVFNLLKFRSMVANAEERLGELQGLDRAEGNRVLFKMKDDPRVTPLGRILRRFSLDELPQLLNVFAGSMSLVGPRPPLEREVQLYEDSMHRRFLVKPGITGLWQVNGRSNLSWEDSVRLDLYYVENWSITGDLVILWRTVKAVLDPDGAY
- a CDS encoding polysaccharide pyruvyl transferase family protein, which codes for MIRSHVEIETLNHRARATLKNWISDVDVALVDFPSHRNAGDSLIYMGQMAHFQALNVRVKYLADSGRYRARDLKRRLPFGPILIQGGGNMGDRWVEMQEFREKVIAENRDRPIIQLPQSLDFSSPAKADQARKVYESHPDLTLLFREDRSLKRARELFPNTQSYFCPDLALGAGPIAETAPPEVDVLFLIRDDSESAGHLIPRVRAGTTSATTDWRLTSASSLSWLAQRAPGIVARRVPSLLDPAYPLLVHNYRRMADINMRNAIRVLSMGRVIVTDRLHATVLAALLGRPVIALDNSTGKVSAVHSNLLKDISNVRIAPSGEAALQLAYEHLR
- a CDS encoding lipopolysaccharide biosynthesis protein, with the protein product MEGSGSRGAARATDPRISCLSRFCKGDVCGFRGLVQIVRFIRLALGYAANPLAAFIAGPILARVLGPEARGELAAATSAVILVTVIFATGLPDSLALTSAKQGTRLTSFLARHRWRIAMASALASGAALLLGATLFGDQPSASSVMVAGALALPLLITIEIARGYSVGTGTFARIQAESYVSNFGRLACIAVLAAAGALTALSAGIVTLVLMLLGGCFLFLRRGRFTLPTRDLVTHSGHGARPEAKDERRVALRYWAGTVATQANARLSQVLILPLSGAAQVGYFAVALSLMQVLSLMAYSLRVFLFRNAARDATGALVARATRLMLPSVILAVGVMELVAEPAIHLLFGPSFNEAIPILRFLLVAVVPMIAAGILGAGLSGAGKQGTFALGEWVAFGVGTLCLVLLAPAHGGVGAALAVLATYITSCGWSLIALSRATGTPLRAFFWVRRSDIQWLMHQLKRRN
- a CDS encoding glycosyltransferase family 2 protein, whose product is MNTVSVVIPSFQRIDRLSPLLQAWLDQEPDQVVIILDGPHVGYRERLGHLLDDSRVVVRELPQNVGLALARIEGLKLATQDIVLIADDDVVPMPGLLDGHRGNHAAGKVDVVVGYMPVAVGASRSRDESATRLYAREYEAETHRWEADPGRILDGLWNGNVSISRSAYLAAEELLPSIDLRYNEDLDLGLRLKAANAVAIFDRTLEARHMHSRSFESFLGESVSRGASVARLRHRWGELPPQLENLVAPSPVSLAGVAVRIGSAVSEDALKMLLARLYQIAGRVHAWKVQDHAARLARRILAYRAYRDSAKATSVDFAG